A stretch of DNA from Aurantiacibacter atlanticus:
ACCTTATGGTTAACAATCGCCCGTAACGCGGGGGCATGGACATGAGCCAGAATGAATTTCACCAGCAGGTGGAAACGGCAGCCACGCCTGCCGGGGTGCAGCGCACTGCCCCGCTGGAACTGGCCATTGTGCTGCCCACGCTGAACGAGTGCGGCAACATTAGGCCGATGGTCAATCGCCTGGAGGCTGCGCTTGGCCCCACTGGCTGGGAAGCTGTATTCGTCGACGATAATTCAAACGATGGCACTGCCGAAGAAGCGCGACGTATCGGGCGTGGCGACAGCCGTATCCGGGTAATCCAGCGCATTGGCCGCCGCGGCCTTGCCAGCGCCGCGATAGAGGGCATGTGCGCCACCGCCGCACCGTTCGTTGCGGTGATGGATGCCGATCACCAGCATGATCCGGCACTGCTTGTTGAAATGCTGGAAGCGGTGAAATCGGGGGAGGCGGATCTTGCCTATGCCAGCCGCTTTGCCATTGGCGGCAATGCCGATGGCCTTTCATCCAAGGGCCGCGAAAAAGGATCGCGCCTCGCTAATGCGCTTGCTCGCCGATTGACCGGCACCGAATTGACCGATGCGATGAGCGGATATTTCCTGCTGCGCACCGATCAGCTGCGTAAACAGGCTGAAAACCTTTCGGGCATAGGGTTCAAGATCATGCTCGACATTCTTGCGACTGCCGAACCGCGTCTCATCGTAAAGGAATTCCCGTTGAAATTTGCAGAACGCCTCAGCGGAGACAGCAAGTTGGATCACGGTGTTGTGCTCGATTTCATAGCAGGATTGGCGGAACGCTACTTCGGCCGTTACGTACCCACGCGCTTTGTGCTGTTTGGCCTTGTTGGCGGGCTAGGGGTCATCGTCCACATGGCGGTGCTGGCTGCAATCTACTGGCCGCAAAGCGTGGCGTTCGGCTGGGCGCAGGCCATTGCCACAATGGTTGCGATGACATTCAATTTCTGGCTCAACAATCTTCTCACCTATCGTGACAAGAAGCTGGACGGGGCTGACGGATTGTTCTGGGGGTGGCTCAAGTTCTGCGGCGCATGTTCGATCGGCGCATTTGCCAATGTTGCGGTGGCCACCGTTCTTGAGGATCAGGGCTTCATCTGGTGGGGCGCGGCGCTGATCGGCGTGGTGATTGCCTCTGTCTGGAATTACGCCTTGTCGAGCAGGTTCGTCTGGGGGCGTTTCCGCTAGACATTAGCTGATCGCCCGCAGCAGCTTCATTGGGCGCAGCCTTTCGGTATGGCTTGCAGAATTTGTCCGCAGCAATCATCTAAGGGCGATGTCAGACGATTGCTGTTCATCCAAGGGTTCCGAGCTTGAACAACTTGCGACACAGGCCGATCAGCGCCGTGTCCTGATTGTGGTGCTGGTCATCAATGCGGTCATGTTCGGCGTGGAGTTTGCAGCGGGTATGATCGCCGGCTCCGCCGCTCTTATGGCGGATGCGACTGATATGTTGGGCGATGCGCTGGTTTATGCGGTAAGCCTTTTCGCGCTTTCTCGTGGGGACCGCTGGAAAGCGCGTGCAGCCCTGTTCAAGGGTGTTTTGATCCTTTTGCTAGGCATTGCCATTCTGGTGAATGTGGCGATAAAGCTGACCAGCGGTGTTCCGCCTTCATCGACATTAATGCTGATATTCGGTGCCATGGCATTGGCCGCAAATCTGGCCTGTCTTGCGCTTCTGTGGCGCTTTCGCGGGCAGGATATCAACATGGCGAGCACGTTTGAATGTTCTCGCAATGACGTGATCAACAATGTCGGTGTTCTTGCCGCAGCAGGCGCAGTCGCTGCTTTTGCCTCCCCTTGGCCGGACATATTGATCGGTGGTCTGATGGCGGCGATCATCCTGAGATCCGCGGTGCGCGTCCTGAAAGAATCAGTCACGCATTTGCGTACGCGAAGCACCGATCCTCGCTGAACGCGCATTGGCTGATTTCCCACAAATCGACCGCAGTGCTACATAGCTTTGAAGAGGTCGCTAACTGAAGGGGATGAGATATGCGTAAATATCTGTTGCTTGCAGCGCCACTGGCGCTTGCCGCCTGTAGCGATGACGCTGCCGAAGCGCAGATGGTTAAAGAAGAAGCGATGGTTGAAGAAGATGTCGCGGCAGTGACCACCGCCAATGGCACATTGCCCGGAACCCATGAGGTAACTGGTCCCGATGGGATCATCACCACCGCAACGCTTAATCCCGACGGCACACATTCGACGGTCGATGCAGACGACAACGTGTTAGAAGAAGGCACTTGGAGCGTTGTAGATGGAAAGACATGCTTCACAAATTCGCTCGATGTCGATCAGGATGAACCAATGTGCTGGGAAGAATCTGCGCCCGGCGAAGACGGTTCGTTCACTGCGACAAAAGATGGTGTTGAGATCACTGTGCGGCCCAGAACCATGTAAATAATCTTGCAGGCAGCGTGCGCCAAGTGGCGGTCCATCGCCTGTCAGGTCACCGCCCGGTGGCAGGCTATTGCCAGCCGCGCGTCCACGCCCAGTGGAGGAAATCTTGCGGATCATCTAGCGGGGCGGCAGTGAGAATGGGATACCAATAGACAAAGAAGCCCAGTGCCCCGAGGATAAGCGCCCAGGGCACCAGCCGCTCTCCTTTTTGCCACAACCGCTCCACGCCAAGCGCCATCGCCCCTGAAAGGAACATGGCAGGAAGAAAATAGTGGAAATAGAATTGCACCGCCTTGGGTGCCACGACCCACATTGCCAGGCTGGCGCCATAAAGCAGCACGACAGCAAGACAGTCCATCCGCCTTTCGCGCCAACCTGCCCAGGCGCACCAGAGCAGCGCGATCAGACCGAACCACATCGTAACCGGATTGCCGATCAACATGATGCCGCGCTGTGCGCCATCGGCAAATTCATAGAGATACCAAATGGCCCGCTGGTTCCCGATCCATTGCCACCATACACTTTGATAAGGATGCGGTTCGGGCACCTGTGTTTGCAGCGCAAGCATGGTGGAATGCAGATCGATCAGGCCGGTGTGATTACCAGCAGGCACTGTCCAGAACAGGAACGGCCAATATGTCAGCGCATAGAGGATGAGTGGCACCAGACCCAGCCAGATACCCGCTTCCCACAATGGTATTCCCGCGACCGGCCAGCCGCGCCGCGAAAGCAGAAACCTGCTCCGTCCGCTCGCCAATCGGGCAATGAGGAACGCCAGCCCCGGCAGTATCGCGACGGGTATCGCATTCCACTTCGCCGCCATCGCGCCCCCCAGCGCCACACCCGCAATCGCCAACCGCCAGCGCCCCGTCTCGTTTTCGCGCACGGCACCAGCAAACATCCATAGGGCCAGCATTAGCAAGCCGACCATGAATACATCCAGCATGGCGACGCGCGCATGGACAAACAGAAAGTAATTGGTGGCTACGAAAAGGCCCGTCAGCATGCTCGCCAGGCGGGTGCGGCTGGAAAACCACGCTGCGCGCATGACGGCGAACAGCGCCAAGGTGCCAAAGGCAAGGCTGGGTATGCGCCAGCCAAATGGCGTGTCGCCAAACAGGAATATACCCAGCGCGATAACTTGCTTGCCGAGCGGCGGGTGTTCGATATTGATGGCAAATTGCAAATCCAGCACAGCGCGCGCCGCGGGCAGGTAATGCACCTCATCAAAATAGGGGGCGGTCGGAATGGTTATCCGCACCAGCGCCAGCCCAACAAAGGCCAGCGCGATGATGATATTCCAGACAATTGGATCGCGGGGTTGATCGGGCGGAGGACTCATGCTTGGGCCAAGCGATATCGGGGCAAGTGCGCAAGGGCAATTGGCAAAAGCCCATCTGACACCTAAACCGCGCCCGGAAACGAGATTGCGATGAAAAAGACGACCGGATCAAACCCTGCTATCACGTCCAAATGGCGTCCTGCCACACAGGCAGTGCGTGCAGGTACATGGCGAAGTGAACATGGCGAAACGAGCGAGGCGCTGTTTCTCACCAGTGGCTATAGCTACGATTCGGCAGAGGAAGTCGCTGCGCGCTTCGCGGGTGATGCAGTCGGAATGCAATATTCGCGGTTCCGCAATCCTACTGTTGATATGCTGCAAAGCCGCATCGCCGCGATGGAGGGGGCAGAAGCGTGTCTGGCGCAGGCAAGCGGCATGGCGGCGATGACCAGTTCGCTTCTATGCATGCTGTCAGCAGGCGATCACGTGGTCGCGGGACGCGCAGCGTTTGGATCGTGCCGCTGGATCCTCGATAATGTGCTCAATCGTTTCGGCATTACCCACACCGCGATTGACGGGACAGATAATGCCGCCTGGGAAGCTGCCGTGCAGCCAAATACCAAGGTATTCTTTTTCGAAACCCCGGCCAATCCGACGATGGATCTTGTGGATCTCGAATTCGTCTGTGGTCTTGCCCGGTCGAAGAATATCAAGACTGTGGTGGACAATGCTTTCGCCACGCCAGCGCTTCAGCGGCCGCTGGATTTTGGCGCTGATATTGTCGCCTATTCGGCTACCAAGCTTATGGATGGTCAAGGCCGCGTGATGGCTGGCGCCGTATGTGGCAGCAAGGAATGGATTGAGGAAAAGCTCAGCCCGTTCCAGCGCAATACCGGTCCGATCTGCGCGCCGTTCAATGCATGGGTAGTGATGAAGGGCCTGGAAACTTTGCCCCTGCGCGCAACCACGCAAAGCGCCAACGCGCTGCAGATTGCAACCTTCCTTGAAAACCGGGGGCTCTCTGTGCGTCATCCGGGCCTTGCCAGCCATCCGCAACATGCATTGGCGAAAAAGCAGATGAACGCGGCGGGACCGATTTTTGCGTTTGAAGCACCGGGCGAGGGCGATGCAGCGCGTGAAAAGGGGATGGCCCTGTGCAATGCGCTGGAACTGATCGACATCTCCAACAATATCGGCGATTCCAAGACGCTGGTCTGTCATCCTGCTACCACAACCCATCATAATATGGGCCCTGAAGGCCGTGCCAGTGCCGGCATCGGTGATGGCATGTTGCGCATCAATGTCGGGCTGGAAGATCCGCTGGACCTGATCGAAGACCTCGAACAGGCACTCGACAAGACAGGCATTTGATGGAGAGAGGTTTTCGGGAAATCGGATGCCTGACTCTTCTTGATACTTGTCTAACGGGAGCACATTGACGCCGGATGATGGCGGATACCGGACAAACGGCCCTTGTAGCCTCGGCAATTCGCGCTAATCTTGCACCCATGTCCACCAATGCCATCCATTCGCTGTTTCAGCATGTTGCGATTACCGAAGGCGTGACCATTCGCGTATCAGTCAATTTCATGCCCGAACAATCACGTGTGGGTGCTGGCCGGTGGTTCTGGGTCTATCATATCCGTATCGAAAATGGCCGCGATGAACGTGTGCAGTTGAAAACGCGGCACTGGCGCATCACGGATTCCAATGGGATGGTGAATATCGTCGATGGTGAAGGTGTAGTCGGGGAAAGCCCGTTGCTAGAGCCGGGGCAGACGCATGATTACGTGTCGGGCTGCGAATTGACGACCAATCTCGGCGCGATGGAGGGGCATTACGGTTTCGCCCATGCCGATGGGACACTCTTCGAAGTGGCGATACCCCATTTCCCGCTGGCTGCTCCGGCAGATTTCTCCGTTTAGACGTAAACCCGGCCTTTATTGCTTATTACTGAAAGCCTGCGTGTGCCAGCATGGCGGCGCGCCTTTGGGTAGGTTGTAATCAAGCGACTTGCCGCACGGCCTGTTGATCCATATTGGCTGGCTTCAGGATATCCCGATGAAACGAACTCACCTGCCTCTCAACGCCTTGCGCGTCTTCGATGCTGCCGCCCGCCATCTGAGCTTTACTCGGGCTGCGGATGAGCTGGCGGTGACGCCAGCTGCGGTGGGCCAGCAAATCCGCGCACTTGAAGATGTGCTCGGCGTGGTCCTGTTCCGCCGCACGTCAAGGGGACTGGAACTGACAGACGAGGCTGGCGCAGGCCTTGATTCGCTGCGCGCGGGTTTTCTGCATTTTGAAGAAAGCGTGCAGGCTATGCAGGCGGGACAGGCAAGCTCCAATTACGCCATTGCCGCACCGCGCGAATTTTACGCCCAGTGGCTTGCGCCAAGGCTGGCGCGTTTCCGTGCCGAATATCCGGACATCAGATTCCAGCTCGCCGCAGACGAAGCCGCCGATTTCACTGAGACCAATCTCGATCTCGTAGTGCGTCTGGTCGAAGGGCCGGGTGAAATGGAAGGGCTGCAACTTGAAGACGGGCAACGCATTGCCGTCTCGGCGAAGGGTGCGCCGGAAAGCTGGATAAGCTGGCCTACGCATGAACCAGATGATGGCACTGACATTGGCCTTCATGTGGGCAATTCTGGACAGGCGCTCAGCTCTGCTCTGGCGGGCCTGGGGCGCGCATGGCTGCCGCTTCCGCTGGTGGCCGAAGCGCTGGCAGACGGGCGGCTGGAGGCCTTGGGCGATCCGCAGCAATGCCGCCGGGCCTATTGGCTGCTCGCACCACGTCCGCAATGGCGGCAAAAGAAGGTCAAGGCCCTGGTTGATTTTCTCTCTGCTCAATGACGCAGACGCCGGTTCTGCATGGGGACCGTTTCTTCTGTCGTGACTTGATGGTTGTGGGTCCGCTGAAGGAAGAATGGCGGAGTTAGGGAGGATTAACCTGGATCGGCTAGAAAGGCGCGTCTGCCGTCGATAGGGTCAGGCTACTTTGTTTCATTAGGGGAATTTCATGCGATTCGGATTTCAAAAGACTGCACTTCTGGCAGGGGCGGCAGCCCTGATAGTTCCGGCAGGGGCAACGGCACAGGCGGTCAATCTCGATTCGCAGTCCGGCGACGTGCGTGCGTTCCAGGGCAACGTCGATGGCGCTGCGGCCACGTTTGAAGTGACCGTGCCTGCCAGCTCGATCATGCAGATTGATGTAATGACCACTTCCGATCTCGATCCCATTGTCACCGTCACCGATGCCGCGACGGGTGAGGTAATCGCAGAGGATGACGATGGCGGCGGCGATCTGAATTCGCGTGTGCGAATCCGTGGCGAAAACGGCCGCCGTATCATGATCTCGGTCGACAGCTATGATTCGACCTGGGTCGAAGCCGGAGAAGCTTATGGCGGTACATTCGACCTGCGTCTGACCACCAGCGCCTATACCGCGCCCGTCACCCGCGTAGTGGGGTATGGCGCGCGCGAAATCGGCACGATCATAGGCGAGCCGCATGAGTTCATCTTTACCGCACAACCCGGCGACACTCTGGAAGTGGCCCTGCTGGCCGAGGGAGACCTTGATCCCTATCTCGAACTTAAGGACGCCGAGGGCGGAAGTATCGCCTACAATGATGATGGCGGTGAAATGCTCAATTCGCTGCTTGTCCATACTTTCGAAAGTGGCGGGACCTATACGATCCTTGCGTCAGCCTATGGCGAGACCGAGGGTGATTACACGTTGCGCATCCGCGAGCAGCGCACCCACAGCGCACAATTGCCGCTCCAGGTGATCGGCCTCGATGACGAGGCGTCGGGCGAGCTTGCATCTGAATGGCTGGAAAACTCGCTGCTGCCGTCCTCCATCGATTATCAACTTAGCGAGCAGGCGAAGGCCGCGATCATGGCGGGCAATGGCGAAGTCACCATCCGCATGAGCGCGGTTGAGGGCGATGATCCCGATTTCGGCGGCGATCTCGATTCCTATATTGAACTAGGCTTCGAGACGCCGCTGGGCTTCGCAGTGGCAGATAGCGATGATGACGGGGCCGGTGATCGCGACGCGATGCTGCCGGTAAACCTTGGCCTGCTGGCCTCATACCCGGACATGCTCGATATGCTGCGCATCAGGGTGAAGGGCTATAGCGGCTCCATGGGGCAATATGTGGTGAAGATCTCACAGGGCATGGAAGCCCGCGCCCAGGGATGGGAACAGGGGATGGAAATACCTCCAACCCCGGCCATGTCGGTTCCTTCCAACTGATTGCTGCAAACTTCGCTTAACGGCCATGTACGGGGCGGGAGGGAAACCTTTCGCCCCCTATGTCGTCAGCTTTGCGGTCAGACCTGCGCGTCTATCCCCGCTTCTCTAGGTCCATCTCGCAACCCCCCGCTGCCTTCCGAGCGGCGCGAAAACCATTGCGCCCGGGTCTTACGTAGCTTGTAGCGCGCTTAGAGCGACCCCCATGTGCCGCGCCGCCTGCTTGACGATTCCGGCGGCGGCCCAAATGTACGATAAACTTGCGCTGGCGAAGCTGAACAGGCGCGGTGACGTAGTAAGTGGCTTGCGGTCCGGTATGGATAATATTCGATATTTGCCTCTCGGAGCTGACACACGACCTTCCAGAAGACGCGAAATCACTCGATTTCCGATGTTTCTCCCGTTCAGCGGATGAAAGATTTTGGCGCCAGCCCAACGATATATCTCTACCGAAATCGGTTGATATTAACGCATTCAACACCATTCACGCATGTCTACTTATCGTAAGATCGCTCGGAACTCGATAGGATCACTGACTTTCAATGGCATTCGCTCAAGGGTGAATGTTACAAAATCAGGGATTGCGATCGCTCGATGTGATCGCACTGGGGCATGCACTTTGATAAACAGGACCATGGAACTGGACGGCTTGCGTCGACGGCTGGATGGGTTGACGGATAAGCAGCGCGAGGTGCTGAACCTTCTCGTGCAGCACAAGACTTCGAAGGAAATCGCCCGCATTCTCGGGATTTCTCCCTATACTGTCGACCAGCGTATCGCTGCTGCGCGCCGCAAAATGAATGCCCGATCGCGCAATGAGCTTGCCGCCGAATATCAGAACGCGACCTCCGATTTATCCGATCAATCCATATCCGAAGGATCAGTATACCAATCTTCGCAGGTCGGAAAATCTGACGAAACCCGAGATGAAGGGTCAGGGAACGACGCGAATGTCGAAGACCGGGATAAACATCCAGATGCGACCAATCGCTCTGGCAGGAATCTCCCGGTCGTGGACTACCGCGTTGTCCCGGAGTCTTTCGAGGGCAACCTTGGTTATTTCTGGCGCGTTGCGGCGATCGTAGGGATCACACTGATTTTCTTGATTGTCGTGCTTGTCGGTTTTGCCATCTTCGCGCAATTGTCCGATTTGCTGAGTTAAGCGCCCGAACAGGACTCCTGGTGATTTCATCGGCCGAAAGGCCCACAGGAGAACGATTATGACTATGTCTTACAACGTTGCGCAAATGCGGATTGTGCGTGAACTGCGCGAAGCCGAAAAGGCTCTGGATGACGCACTGCTTCGCCAGAGCAGCCTGCTTTCCGCCATGGTTCAGGCACGTAAGGATACAGGCGCTGCACCCTTCACCGGGCAGGAAGCATTGATGCGTCTCAGCAAGTCGCACCAGACCCTCGTTTCTGCAGGCGGTGATCTTGCCCGCGTGCATTCAAACCTCCTCAGCGTGCAGCAGGACGTGCTCGGTTTTGAAGAATGCCCCCCCGAAGGCAAGCCTATGGCAACAGGTGAAAGTGCACCGGCTTCGATGAAGCTCGCCGGATAATTCGGTTTGCCGGATTACGTTATAGTCGTGGCAACGGTGGCCGTTACGATCGCACTCTTTTCTGCGATTCAAGGCGGCCACCCTGAGCGTTGGGCTTCGGTGATTATCGTAGGTGGTATCGTTTTGGACCTGATCATTCAGGCAACGATTGGCCATAGGTCATTCGAACATTTCGATATCAGCCGCCTGAGCATCGACCTCGTTCAGTTCGCAGCCTTGTTGATCATCGCACTCCGGGCGAACCGCAACTATCCCCTTGGTCTAGCGGCGGCGCAATTGCTTGCGATTGTCGGCAATCTGGCAGCCTTGTTTCACAGGGACGGCTGGAACGAGGCATATTGGGCGATGACGCAGATGCCGATCCTGCTGCAACTTTCCATTCTCGCAGGTGGCCTTTGGGCGCACCGTCGGCGCGTCTCGCGCATCGGGAATTACAATAGCTGGTCCCCCAGAATGGCTGGGGGCAGAGGATTTTCATGAATTCCCAAGTTGCTATCAAGCAATCCTATTTGAACAACGCCGCCTCGGATCTCAGTCCGGACCAAATCCGCAATCTGGCCGAGAGTCTCTTGCGATTGGCAGATTGTATCGATCAGGACTGGCAAGGACCGGAGATCAAGTCGATCTTTCGATGGCCTAATGAACTGAGCAAGATTGAAAAGAATGCCTTGAACTTGGCAGAGAAGGCTCGGCAGACTTACGAACGGCGACGCTTGCGGAACAAAAGCCTGCCGTCATCCCTGCTGGGTGAACCGGCGTGGGACATGCTTCTGGAACTCTTTATGCAATATGCAGGCGGAGCAAAGGTTTCCACTACAAGTCTTTGCATTGCATCTGGTTGTCCGCCGACAACAGCCTTGCGATATGTGGGCTTGATGGAAAACGAAGGGCTTTTAAAAAGAACGCCCGCCGAAACGGATAAACGGCTCGTCTTTGTCGAACTGACGGATGCCGGGGTGATCGCAATAGGGCGGTATCTGGAACGACTTTAAGATTGTGCCGCTTGCAAGCCGCTTGGGTGAAGCCAAGAGCGGATGCGAGCGGTTGTGTTTGAGGCCAAGCAAATACTTGGGCGCGTCTCATGCTGACGGGCGGAGATTAGGAGGAGGGGGTGGAAAAAAGATTATCTAAATCGGAAGGGCTTTAGATCCACATACATAAGCGATGGAGGTTTCACTACAAGGTTGCTTAGCTGCGAATTTCGTTCGAAGTCGATGAAATTACCGAATGAAGCACGCAAATTGGACACAGTGTTCTTTGTCCAGAGATTAGGGTATTCGCATTTAAATGGAAAAGTACCGTTTACTTGGACAGGGGCTTTTCCCCGAGACATTGCCACCGTGTTTTGATGCGACTGACCTGAAGCGCGCTTTCCGTGGGTTCGTCCCAAAATTACG
This window harbors:
- a CDS encoding MarR family winged helix-turn-helix transcriptional regulator; protein product: MNSQVAIKQSYLNNAASDLSPDQIRNLAESLLRLADCIDQDWQGPEIKSIFRWPNELSKIEKNALNLAEKARQTYERRRLRNKSLPSSLLGEPAWDMLLELFMQYAGGAKVSTTSLCIASGCPPTTALRYVGLMENEGLLKRTPAETDKRLVFVELTDAGVIAIGRYLERL
- the apaG gene encoding Co2+/Mg2+ efflux protein ApaG — protein: MHSLFQHVAITEGVTIRVSVNFMPEQSRVGAGRWFWVYHIRIENGRDERVQLKTRHWRITDSNGMVNIVDGEGVVGESPLLEPGQTHDYVSGCELTTNLGAMEGHYGFAHADGTLFEVAIPHFPLAAPADFSV
- a CDS encoding cation transporter encodes the protein MSDDCCSSKGSELEQLATQADQRRVLIVVLVINAVMFGVEFAAGMIAGSAALMADATDMLGDALVYAVSLFALSRGDRWKARAALFKGVLILLLGIAILVNVAIKLTSGVPPSSTLMLIFGAMALAANLACLALLWRFRGQDINMASTFECSRNDVINNVGVLAAAGAVAAFASPWPDILIGGLMAAIILRSAVRVLKESVTHLRTRSTDPR
- a CDS encoding glycosyltransferase family 39 protein, producing the protein MSPPPDQPRDPIVWNIIIALAFVGLALVRITIPTAPYFDEVHYLPAARAVLDLQFAINIEHPPLGKQVIALGIFLFGDTPFGWRIPSLAFGTLALFAVMRAAWFSSRTRLASMLTGLFVATNYFLFVHARVAMLDVFMVGLLMLALWMFAGAVRENETGRWRLAIAGVALGGAMAAKWNAIPVAILPGLAFLIARLASGRSRFLLSRRGWPVAGIPLWEAGIWLGLVPLILYALTYWPFLFWTVPAGNHTGLIDLHSTMLALQTQVPEPHPYQSVWWQWIGNQRAIWYLYEFADGAQRGIMLIGNPVTMWFGLIALLWCAWAGWRERRMDCLAVVLLYGASLAMWVVAPKAVQFYFHYFLPAMFLSGAMALGVERLWQKGERLVPWALILGALGFFVYWYPILTAAPLDDPQDFLHWAWTRGWQ
- a CDS encoding glycosyltransferase family 2 protein is translated as MDMSQNEFHQQVETAATPAGVQRTAPLELAIVLPTLNECGNIRPMVNRLEAALGPTGWEAVFVDDNSNDGTAEEARRIGRGDSRIRVIQRIGRRGLASAAIEGMCATAAPFVAVMDADHQHDPALLVEMLEAVKSGEADLAYASRFAIGGNADGLSSKGREKGSRLANALARRLTGTELTDAMSGYFLLRTDQLRKQAENLSGIGFKIMLDILATAEPRLIVKEFPLKFAERLSGDSKLDHGVVLDFIAGLAERYFGRYVPTRFVLFGLVGGLGVIVHMAVLAAIYWPQSVAFGWAQAIATMVAMTFNFWLNNLLTYRDKKLDGADGLFWGWLKFCGACSIGAFANVAVATVLEDQGFIWWGAALIGVVIASVWNYALSSRFVWGRFR
- a CDS encoding LysR family transcriptional regulator, whose protein sequence is MKRTHLPLNALRVFDAAARHLSFTRAADELAVTPAAVGQQIRALEDVLGVVLFRRTSRGLELTDEAGAGLDSLRAGFLHFEESVQAMQAGQASSNYAIAAPREFYAQWLAPRLARFRAEYPDIRFQLAADEAADFTETNLDLVVRLVEGPGEMEGLQLEDGQRIAVSAKGAPESWISWPTHEPDDGTDIGLHVGNSGQALSSALAGLGRAWLPLPLVAEALADGRLEALGDPQQCRRAYWLLAPRPQWRQKKVKALVDFLSAQ
- a CDS encoding trans-sulfuration enzyme family protein, whose protein sequence is MKKTTGSNPAITSKWRPATQAVRAGTWRSEHGETSEALFLTSGYSYDSAEEVAARFAGDAVGMQYSRFRNPTVDMLQSRIAAMEGAEACLAQASGMAAMTSSLLCMLSAGDHVVAGRAAFGSCRWILDNVLNRFGITHTAIDGTDNAAWEAAVQPNTKVFFFETPANPTMDLVDLEFVCGLARSKNIKTVVDNAFATPALQRPLDFGADIVAYSATKLMDGQGRVMAGAVCGSKEWIEEKLSPFQRNTGPICAPFNAWVVMKGLETLPLRATTQSANALQIATFLENRGLSVRHPGLASHPQHALAKKQMNAAGPIFAFEAPGEGDAAREKGMALCNALELIDISNNIGDSKTLVCHPATTTHHNMGPEGRASAGIGDGMLRINVGLEDPLDLIEDLEQALDKTGI
- a CDS encoding helix-turn-helix transcriptional regulator, translated to MINRTMELDGLRRRLDGLTDKQREVLNLLVQHKTSKEIARILGISPYTVDQRIAAARRKMNARSRNELAAEYQNATSDLSDQSISEGSVYQSSQVGKSDETRDEGSGNDANVEDRDKHPDATNRSGRNLPVVDYRVVPESFEGNLGYFWRVAAIVGITLIFLIVVLVGFAIFAQLSDLLS